In Kitasatospora sp. NBC_00240, the following are encoded in one genomic region:
- the nuoK gene encoding NADH-quinone oxidoreductase subunit NuoK: protein MNPVNYLYLAGLLFTIGASGVLIRRNAIVLFMCVELMLNASNLALVTFSRLHGNLDGQIIAFFTMVVAAAEVVVGLAIIVSIFRTRHSASVDDSNLMKL, encoded by the coding sequence GTGAACCCCGTCAACTACCTCTACCTGGCCGGCCTGTTGTTCACCATCGGGGCCAGCGGGGTGCTGATCCGGCGCAACGCGATCGTGCTCTTCATGTGCGTCGAGCTGATGCTGAACGCCTCGAACCTGGCCCTGGTCACCTTCTCCCGGTTGCACGGCAACCTGGACGGCCAGATCATCGCGTTCTTCACCATGGTGGTCGCGGCGGCCGAGGTCGTCGTCGGCCTCGCCATCATCGTGTCCATCTTCCGGACCAGGCACTCGGCTTCGGTCGATGACAGCAACCTGATGAAGCTGTAG
- the nuoH gene encoding NADH-quinone oxidoreductase subunit NuoH: MNHLAAYETLGFFGRDPWWLVLLKAVFVFAFLVGTVLIAIVWERKVVAWMQLRIGPNRHGPWGLLQSLADGIKLALKEDLVVTGADKVVYILAPIVCAIPAFMAFAVIPFGPAGNEISIFGTRTPMQLTDFPVALLYILATASIGIYGIVLAGWSSGSTYPLLGGIRSAAQMVSYEIAMGLSFAAVFIYSGSMSTSEIVASQQPTWFAVLLPVSFIVYIIAMVGETNRAPFDLPEAEGELVGGFNTEYSSLKFAMFMLAEYVNMVTVSAVASTLFLGGWRAPWPVSVFWEGANHGWWPMLWITLKIQLLLFFFIWLRGTLPRLRYDQFMKLGWKVLIPVSLVWLVMVASVRALRNEGYGFGEVVLYVGAPIGALLLLALLRDVLRRKPEPDGDEGRPANGGAFDPMADGYPVPPLPGQQLPPVPRRRSRAPQLQDALNGANHSEGS; encoded by the coding sequence ATGAATCACCTCGCCGCCTACGAGACCCTGGGCTTCTTCGGCCGCGACCCCTGGTGGCTGGTCCTGCTCAAGGCCGTCTTCGTGTTCGCCTTCCTGGTCGGGACGGTGCTGATCGCCATCGTCTGGGAGCGCAAGGTGGTGGCCTGGATGCAGTTGCGCATCGGGCCCAACCGGCACGGCCCCTGGGGCCTGCTGCAGTCCCTCGCGGACGGCATCAAGCTGGCCCTGAAGGAGGACCTGGTCGTCACCGGGGCCGACAAGGTGGTCTACATCCTGGCGCCGATCGTCTGCGCGATCCCGGCGTTCATGGCTTTCGCGGTGATCCCGTTCGGCCCGGCCGGCAACGAGATCTCGATCTTCGGCACCCGGACCCCGATGCAGCTGACGGACTTCCCCGTGGCGCTGCTCTACATCCTGGCGACCGCCTCGATCGGGATCTACGGCATCGTGCTGGCCGGCTGGTCCTCCGGGTCGACGTACCCGCTGCTCGGCGGCATCCGCTCGGCCGCGCAGATGGTCAGCTACGAGATCGCGATGGGCCTGTCCTTCGCGGCGGTGTTCATCTACTCCGGGTCGATGTCCACCTCGGAGATCGTCGCCTCCCAGCAGCCGACCTGGTTCGCGGTGCTGCTGCCGGTCTCGTTCATCGTCTACATCATCGCGATGGTCGGCGAGACCAACCGGGCGCCGTTCGACCTCCCGGAGGCCGAGGGCGAGCTGGTCGGCGGCTTCAACACCGAGTACAGCTCGCTGAAGTTCGCGATGTTCATGCTGGCGGAGTACGTCAACATGGTCACCGTCTCGGCGGTCGCCTCGACGCTCTTCCTCGGCGGCTGGCGGGCTCCCTGGCCGGTCTCGGTCTTCTGGGAGGGCGCCAACCACGGCTGGTGGCCGATGCTCTGGATCACGCTGAAGATCCAGTTGCTGCTGTTCTTCTTCATCTGGCTCCGCGGCACCCTGCCCCGGCTGCGCTACGACCAGTTCATGAAGCTGGGCTGGAAGGTCCTGATCCCGGTCTCGCTGGTCTGGCTGGTGATGGTCGCCAGCGTCCGGGCCCTGCGCAACGAGGGCTACGGCTTCGGCGAGGTGGTGCTGTACGTCGGTGCCCCGATCGGCGCCCTGCTGCTGCTCGCCCTGCTGCGGGACGTCCTGCGCCGCAAGCCGGAGCCGGACGGCGACGAGGGCCGCCCGGCGAACGGCGGGGCCTTCGACCCGATGGCCGACGGCTACCCCGTGCCGCCGCTGCCCGGGCAGCAGTTGCCGCCCGTACCGCGCCGGCGCAGCCGGGCCCCGCAACTCCAGGACGCGCTGAACGGCGCCAACCATTCCGAAGGGAGCTGA
- the nuoI gene encoding NADH-quinone oxidoreductase subunit NuoI → MSDDSEKSSILGPAAGFGVTFQAMFKKRLTEQYPEQKKPTAPRFHGRHQLNRHPDGLEKCVGCELCAWACPADAIYVEGADNTDEERYSPGERYGAVYQINYARCILCGLCIEACPTRALTMTNEYELADSSRKDLIFTKEQLLVGLTEGMVDSPHEIYPGTDEGAYYRGEITAAAPGTERQVPASRRKLDEEVAG, encoded by the coding sequence ATGTCGGACGATAGCGAGAAGTCATCGATCCTGGGACCGGCCGCAGGCTTCGGCGTGACCTTCCAGGCCATGTTCAAGAAGCGGCTCACCGAGCAGTACCCGGAGCAGAAGAAGCCCACCGCGCCCCGGTTCCACGGCCGCCACCAGCTGAACCGGCACCCGGACGGCCTGGAGAAGTGCGTCGGCTGCGAGCTGTGCGCCTGGGCCTGTCCGGCCGACGCCATCTACGTGGAGGGCGCCGACAACACCGACGAGGAGCGCTACTCGCCGGGTGAGCGCTACGGCGCGGTCTACCAGATCAACTACGCCCGCTGCATCCTCTGCGGGCTCTGCATCGAGGCCTGCCCGACCCGGGCGCTGACCATGACCAACGAGTACGAGCTGGCGGACTCCTCCCGCAAGGACCTGATCTTCACCAAGGAGCAGCTCCTGGTCGGCCTCACCGAAGGAATGGTCGACTCGCCGCACGAGATCTACCCGGGCACCGACGAGGGCGCGTACTACCGCGGCGAGATCACCGCCGCCGCGCCCGGTACGGAGCGCCAGGTCCCCGCGTCGCGCCGCAAGCTCGACGAGGAGGTGGCCGGGTGA
- the nuoL gene encoding NADH-quinone oxidoreductase subunit L, producing MNSLIPLLVAAPLAGAALLLLGGRRLDRFGHWLATAFAALSFGFGLALFASMLGRETAERQVDVNLFSWIPVNGFQADMGFQLDQLSITFVLLITGVGTLIHLYSVGYMAHDERRRRFFAYLNLFLAAMLLLVLADNYLLLYVGWEGVGLASYLLIGFWQHKPSAATAAKKAFLVNRVGDMGLSIAIMLMFAEFGSFAFGPLLGSEGTAGAVGQASEGKLTAIGLMLLLAACGKSAQVPLQSWLGDAMEGPTPVSALIHAATMVTAGVYLITRSASIFNLAPDAQTAVVVVGAVTLIFGAIVGCAKDDIKKALAGSTMSQIGYMILAAGLGPIGYVYAIMLLVTHGFFKAGLFLGAGSVMHGMNDEVNMRHYGGLRKYMPVTFVTFGLGYLAIIGFPGLSGFFSKDKIIEAAFAKGGTEGWILGGVTLLGAAITAFYMTRVMLLTFFGEKRWQPDAEGNEPHPHESPKSMTIPMIVLAFGSVFAGGLFTLNSSFLHWLEPVTGHAEGDSPLSPLTVTLITTLCMLAGIAVSYLMYGRSPVPVVPPVGSALTRAARRDLLQDDFNHAVLVRPGSALAAALVYFDSRGLDGFVNGLAATIGGVSSRLRRIQNGYVRSYALSMFGGTLVLVATTLLMRSV from the coding sequence GTGAACTCTCTCATTCCGCTGCTCGTGGCGGCTCCGCTGGCGGGCGCCGCCCTGCTGCTGCTCGGCGGGCGCCGGCTCGACCGCTTCGGCCACTGGCTGGCCACCGCCTTCGCCGCGCTCTCCTTCGGCTTCGGCCTGGCGCTCTTCGCGTCCATGCTGGGCCGGGAGACCGCCGAACGGCAGGTCGACGTCAACCTGTTCAGCTGGATCCCGGTGAACGGCTTCCAGGCCGACATGGGGTTCCAGCTCGACCAGCTCTCGATCACCTTCGTCCTGCTGATCACCGGCGTCGGCACCCTGATCCACCTGTACTCGGTGGGCTACATGGCGCATGACGAGCGCCGGCGGCGGTTCTTCGCCTACCTGAACCTGTTCCTGGCGGCGATGCTGCTGCTGGTGCTGGCGGACAACTACCTGCTGCTGTACGTCGGCTGGGAGGGCGTGGGCCTCGCCTCGTACCTGCTGATCGGCTTCTGGCAGCACAAGCCCAGCGCCGCGACGGCCGCCAAGAAGGCCTTCCTGGTCAACCGGGTCGGCGACATGGGCCTGTCGATCGCGATCATGCTGATGTTCGCGGAGTTCGGCAGCTTCGCCTTCGGCCCGCTGCTCGGCTCGGAGGGCACGGCCGGCGCGGTCGGCCAGGCGAGCGAGGGCAAGCTGACCGCGATCGGGCTGATGCTGCTGCTCGCCGCCTGCGGCAAGTCCGCCCAGGTACCGCTGCAGTCCTGGCTCGGGGACGCGATGGAGGGCCCGACCCCGGTCTCGGCCCTGATCCACGCGGCCACCATGGTCACCGCCGGCGTCTACCTGATCACCCGGTCCGCCTCGATCTTCAACCTGGCGCCGGACGCCCAGACCGCCGTGGTGGTGGTCGGCGCGGTCACGCTGATCTTCGGGGCGATCGTCGGTTGCGCCAAGGACGACATCAAGAAGGCGCTGGCCGGCTCGACCATGTCGCAGATCGGCTACATGATCCTCGCGGCGGGCCTGGGCCCGATCGGCTACGTCTACGCGATCATGCTCCTGGTCACCCACGGCTTCTTCAAGGCCGGGCTGTTCCTCGGCGCCGGATCGGTCATGCACGGCATGAACGACGAGGTGAACATGCGGCACTACGGCGGCCTGCGCAAGTACATGCCGGTCACCTTCGTCACCTTCGGCCTCGGCTACCTGGCGATCATCGGGTTCCCCGGCCTGTCCGGCTTCTTCTCCAAGGACAAGATCATCGAGGCGGCCTTCGCCAAGGGCGGCACCGAGGGCTGGATCCTCGGCGGCGTCACGCTGCTCGGCGCCGCGATCACCGCGTTCTACATGACCCGGGTGATGCTCCTGACCTTCTTCGGCGAGAAGCGCTGGCAGCCGGACGCCGAGGGCAACGAGCCGCACCCGCACGAGTCCCCGAAGAGCATGACGATCCCGATGATCGTGCTGGCCTTCGGATCGGTCTTCGCCGGCGGCCTGTTCACCCTCAACAGCTCCTTCCTGCACTGGCTGGAGCCGGTCACCGGCCACGCGGAGGGCGACTCCCCGCTGTCCCCGCTGACCGTCACGCTGATCACCACGCTCTGCATGCTGGCCGGCATCGCGGTCTCCTACCTGATGTACGGGCGCTCGCCGGTGCCGGTCGTCCCGCCGGTCGGCTCGGCCCTCACCCGCGCCGCCCGCCGCGACCTGCTCCAGGACGACTTCAACCACGCCGTCCTGGTCCGGCCCGGCTCCGCGCTCGCGGCGGCCCTCGTCTACTTCGACAGCAGGGGCCTGGACGGCTTCGTGAACGGCCTGGCCGCCACCATCGGCGGCGTCTCCAGCCGCCTGCGCCGGATCCAGAACGGCTACGTCCGCTCGTACGCGCTCTCCATGTTCGGCGGCACGCTGGTGCTGGTCGCCACCACTCTCCTGATGAGGTCGGTCTGA
- a CDS encoding NADH-quinone oxidoreductase subunit J, whose translation MNALALTGATSTGEAVQFWILAVIAVGGALGMLLMRKAVHSALCLAATMIALAVCYMAEGAVFLGVVQIVVYTGAIMMLFLFVMMLVGVTSEDSLKEQLKGQRFAAVFCGLGFGVLLIAGIANAKLDHFTGLADANAEGNVQGLARLIFTKYVWAFEVTGALLITAAIGAMVLTHREHVKAPSTQRELAAQRVKDNVQVPPMPAPGVYARHNAVDVPGLLPDGSIAEDSVMATLRERGQIRDVSQEMLQRMAELEETTADWLGRPSSARPPVAPPEQRRALQKVPTAKSPSAEEGSE comes from the coding sequence GTGAACGCCCTCGCCCTGACCGGGGCCACCTCCACCGGTGAGGCGGTCCAGTTCTGGATCCTCGCCGTGATCGCGGTCGGCGGCGCGCTCGGCATGCTGCTGATGCGCAAGGCCGTGCACAGCGCGCTCTGCCTGGCCGCCACGATGATCGCGCTGGCGGTCTGTTACATGGCCGAGGGCGCGGTGTTCCTGGGTGTCGTGCAGATCGTCGTCTACACCGGCGCGATCATGATGCTCTTCCTGTTCGTGATGATGCTGGTCGGCGTCACCTCCGAGGACTCCCTCAAGGAGCAGCTGAAGGGCCAGCGGTTCGCCGCCGTGTTCTGCGGCCTCGGGTTCGGGGTGCTGCTGATCGCCGGCATCGCCAACGCCAAGCTCGACCACTTCACCGGCCTGGCCGACGCCAACGCCGAGGGCAATGTGCAGGGCCTGGCGCGGCTGATCTTCACCAAGTACGTCTGGGCCTTCGAGGTCACCGGCGCGCTGCTGATCACCGCCGCGATCGGCGCCATGGTGCTCACCCACCGCGAGCACGTGAAGGCGCCGAGCACCCAGCGCGAGCTGGCCGCCCAGCGGGTCAAGGACAACGTCCAGGTGCCGCCGATGCCGGCCCCCGGCGTGTACGCCCGGCACAACGCGGTCGACGTCCCGGGCCTGCTGCCGGACGGCTCGATCGCCGAGGACTCGGTGATGGCGACCCTGCGCGAGCGGGGCCAGATCCGGGACGTCAGCCAGGAGATGCTGCAGCGGATGGCCGAACTGGAGGAGACCACCGCCGACTGGCTCGGCCGGCCGTCCTCCGCCCGGCCGCCGGTGGCGCCGCCCGAGCAGCGCCGGGCGCTGCAGAAGGTACCGACCGCCAAGTCCCCGTCCGCAGAGGAGGGTTCGGAGTGA